The DNA segment CAAGGAATCGTATCAGAGATGAAGAAATAGAATTAGGATTGAGCCTTATCAGGACACAACCAAGTCTAGTGCATAATGTTAATAAAACAACATGGTATTCTGTTCTAACAGAATGAGAGATGTGTTCTGTGTATTTGACTGAACTGCTTCTTGGTATGGTGGAAGAACATCTTTTGAAACCCCATTCGATTTCGAACCCAACAACCCTATCTCCATCTTCAAGCATGTCCTGAAGTAGTAGGTAGAGACAAAGATGTGATTCATCCTCTGAAACCACCTCTGCTACCAGGTTGGTTCCATCGCTCATTGTCAGTAGAGGTCCGCGCAGAGTCCCCATTACAGAGAATATATTGAATTGGCAAAGAAAAATGGCAATTCACAAGGAAGTTGTTAAGTATTCTTAACTGCTAAGAATGAAGTCACTGTATAACACTTTTCAATAGCATGAATGAAAACGATGAATTTATGGACATGaactaaaaaagaaaaacaaaaaatcagtTAATGGAACAAAAACAGAAACAGACCATCTGTTCTAATCTAAATCAACAGAAAATAATTGAATGTAGAGATGAGTATTTGATCAGCCGAATTGAATTTTtaactaaataaattattaatcgattctaaaaatattaattaaattgaataaaatttgagaaaaagtcAAAATTAACCGAAAATGAAAATATTCAATCGATTATCGATTATAActgaatatatattattaattaattaattattaataaaaatacatttataatcttgtttatttataaaaaataataaatacatttaatatttataaaagaataattagagtgaaatattattataaaatcataaaaaaataataattataaataatatattattaataaaattataattaatatattaattaataaaaaaattaattatttcaattagtTTGGTTACTTTTAATTTGATAACTGAACTggtaattaaaatgaaaatttttaaaattttttattaaaaattaaactaaatcaaattttctctTACTAAATAACTGAATATCATAAGTGGATTCGGTTAGTCGATTATAATCAAATAATGGAATGGAAATACAAAAAATAAGAGGTAAATTTAATACTAAGAACCCAATACCCAACCAAATACACTTTGCAatttttctacttaatttcactTTCTTCCATTCTTTTTTCTTCATACAGGCTTGGACAAAAAGTTAATTTGATATTCAAATCAACAATAAGAttcaattaaacataaaatgtaaaAGTTAACTCAATTATaatttggaaattgataaattgaGTTAAATTACACTAATTTTTAATTATACGCAACACGAAAGAGAGAAAGGCCGGTGAGAGCTACTAACTAtagatattaaattatatattgatttttaatattttatgaaagGTAAAAGGTCCATTTTGCTTATACACATAATTTGATTAGTTGTATATAAAACATTGAATGTAAATAATTAATCACACTAAAAATAGTAGTAGCTGCATTGAATAAATGGTTAATCACAGAAAATAAAACAAGACTCCATAACAAAATTCCCCCAAAAACATAAAATTTCCAAGACAACACagatttaaaaataaaaacaagGAATTCATCCTGCAAGGCATCAATTGCTAGTTACAGTTCCAATTTTAATTCGAAACCGAaatcaaactaaaaaaaaaaaaaaaattaagatgagAACAACCTTTTGACACTACTGCTACCACTTTCCATGAGCTTTTTTCCAATTTTATAAGCAGCATAAGCATCAGTAGCTGCACACTCAATCTGTTCAATGTTAAGATTATGATCAAACCAATTAGACCATAAAACTGTGCAAGGTTTTGCCTCAAATTTTATAGATAGGATTTTCCCTGCCAATTCCCTACCGCTGTAGAAAACAAAGCGAGGATGGTCATAAATCTTAGCAGCTAAATCACTTAATTCCACTGCATTCCTCATTACAATCCCATATGCATCTTTAAGCTTCTGAACATCTTCTTTGATATGAACCCCAACAAATGTTACATCTTTAATGGCAAGGAATCGTTTCAGAGATGAAGAAATAGAATTAGGACTGAGCCTTATCAGGACACAACCAAGTCTAGTGCATAATGTCAATAAAGCAATATGATGTTCCACTTTCTTGGAATGGTGTTCTGATCTATCAGAATGAGAGCTGTGTTCTGTGCATTTGACTGAACTACTTCTTGGTATGGTGGAAGAATATCCTTTGAAACCCCATTCAATTTCGAACCCAACAACCATATCTCCAACTGAAAGCATGTCCTGAAGTAATACATAGAGGCAAAGATGTGAGTCATCGTCTGAAACCACCTCTGTCACCAGGGTGGTTCCATCGCTCATTGTCAATTGAGGTCCTCGCAGAGTCTCCATTGTTGAAAGATATTAAACAGAAAATATATTGAATTTCCAAAGAAAAATGGCAACTCAAAGGGAAGTTGATGAGGCTTTTTAATAGCATGAATGAAAACGATAATCTATGCACATGAACTAAAatggaaaaacaaaaaatcagaaCAGAAACCtttaaatttaggtgttgctGATGTGGTGTTATAAGGTCCTAATTAGTAATTACAGCCTACATAACGGCCATCTATTATTCTAATGTAAGGAaggaatcaaacagaaaaaaaacAACCATGTAAGCAAAGAGCTTACTAATAATATTACCAAATATTTgtttttttgataaaaaaaaataaatttatattaacaaAGATTTAAttgtatcaatgaattttaattaattcagtCACAAAGCCTCCCATTGTAACCAGCTGCTTCCTCTTGTCAAACTATACTTGAAAATTATTGTTAAATGAttctaaaaatattaatcaaactaaatagaaatttagagaaa comes from the Hevea brasiliensis isolate MT/VB/25A 57/8 chromosome 5, ASM3005281v1, whole genome shotgun sequence genome and includes:
- the LOC110672766 gene encoding protein RISC-INTERACTING CLEARING 3'-5' EXORIBONUCLEASE 2-like, yielding MGTLRGPLLTMSDGTNLVAEVVSEDESHLCLYLLLQDMLEDGDRVVGFEIEWGFKRCSSTIPRSSSVKYTEHISHSVRTEYHVVLLTLCTRLGCVLIRLNPNSISSSLIRFLAIKDAAFVGVHIKEDVQKLKDTYGIVMRNVVELSDLAAKIHDHPSFVFYSGRELAGKILSVKFEAKPYTVIWSNWFDHNLNFEQIECAATDAYAAY